TCGGTAGCACTCGGCCTGAGCTTGGTGCTATGGCTGGATATGTTCCGGGTGATAGCCCAGGCGATGCGGCAGCACCAACCCGGTATCTGGCTGGTAGCACTCGGCACATTTGGCGCATTGCTGGTACCCTTTATTGCCAACGGCGTATGGAGGAGTGGCCCGTTTGATGTGGCCCAACAGCTTATGCTGCAATCGTGCTTGTTGCTGCTGCCCATTTGCATGTCGGTGTATCTGGCACGTGAGTTTGCCGCCACCCGCCGCGACCTGGAAGCGCAGTTGCGGCAGGTGGCCCAACTCTCGGCCCAGACCCTAGCTCAACAAGCCGAGAAGCATCAACTCATCAGCGCCCAGAATGATCGCCTAGAAGCTACCGTGCAGGAGCGTACGGAAGAAATCAGCCAGCAAAACCACATCTTAGCGGCCCAGCGCGACGAGATAACGGCCCAAGCTGACCGCCTGCGGGCGCTCGACCAAGAGAAGACCCGCTTTTTTACCAACATCACCCACGAGTTTCGCACGCCGCTTACGCTCATGCTAGGGCCAGCTGCCCAGATTGCTGCCGACACCCAGGAGCCCACCACCCGCCAGCAGGCCACGCTGGTGGAGGGCAACGCCCGGCGCCTGTTGCATCTGGTCAACCAGCTGCTCGACCTGAGCCGCCTCGAAGCGGGCCAGCAGGCCTTGCACGCCACTCCCGGCGACTTGGTCGGTTTTGTGCGGGGCTTGGTGGGCTCGTTCGAGTCCCTGGCCCAGCAGCGCGGTATTGCCTATTCGTTTACGGCCGAGCCGGCCGAATTATGGGGGCGTTTCGACGCCGACAAGCTAGAAAAAGTAGTGGTGAACCTGCTCTCGAATGCCTTTAAGTTCACACCTAGCGTCGGCGAAGTTATGGTCCGGCTGCACGCGGCGCCTCCGGTTCCGGGTACACCGACGTGGGTGGAGTTGACGGTGCGCGACACCGGCCGCGGTATTGCGGCGGCCCACTTGCCCCACGTTTTTGACCGATTCTATCAGGCCGACGCTTCCAGTACCCGCGAGTACGAAGGCACCGGCATTGGCTTGGCATTGACCAAGGAGCTAGTCGAGTTGCACGGCGGCACCATCGCCCTTACCAGTGAGCCCGGCTGCGGCACCACCGCCGTTGTGCGCCTTCTGCTGCCGCACGCGGAAGAAACCGTAGCGGCTGTATCCAACGAACCCGCCGGCGCTTATGCTGCGACGGCCATATCGGAATTAACCACCCAGCAGGCTTCTCTTCCGACCGAAGCCGCACTGGAAGCGCCCTTAATTCTGTTGATCGAAGACAATGCCGACATGCGGGCCTACGTCAGCACAGTACTCGAACAGGACTATCAACTGCTCACAGCCAAAGATGGCGAAGAAGGCGTCGTCCTAGCGTGCGAACACCTGCCTGACCTCGTACTCACCGATGCTATGATGCCTCGCCTCGACGGTTACGGCGTATGCCGAGAACTCAAGCACGACGAGCGTACCAGCCATATTCCCATTGTTTTACTCACGGCTAAAGCCGACCTACCCAGCAAGCTCCACGGCCTGGACACCGGCGTCGATGCGTACCTGACCAAACCTTTCCAGCGTGCCGAACTGCTGGCCTAGGTGCGCAACTTGCTGCACGGCCGTCAGCGGCTGCAAGAGGCGTACCGCCACAGCCTTGCAAACCCACCCCCACCCGGCCCGCCTACCATAGAGCAAGTATTTCTAGAGCGGGTGCGGCAAGCCGTGGAAGGAGCACTAGATAACGAAAACTTCGATGTGGAAGCCCTCGCCCGCGAGCTGGCCCTGAGCCGCACCCAGTTGCACCGCAAGCTCAAGGCCCTTATCGGCCAAGCGCCCGGCGACTTCATCCGGTTGGTACGGCTTCAACGCGCCTATGACCTGCTGGTAAGTGGAGCCGTCACCGTGGCCGAAGTGGCTTACCAAGTTGGGTACAGCAATCCGAATAATTTCTCTACCAGCTTCGCACGCCAGTTTGGCTGTGCACCAAGCGAGGTTCGGCGCCGCCACGTAGGAGCCAAGTGATACTATTGCAGCAGCAAATGGATACTACTCAGTACTTAAGCGAATAGAAGTATGCCGCTGAGCAGTAAAGCCAGTAG
This Hymenobacter sp. GOD-10R DNA region includes the following protein-coding sequences:
- a CDS encoding helix-turn-helix transcriptional regulator; translation: MRNLLHGRQRLQEAYRHSLANPPPPGPPTIEQVFLERVRQAVEGALDNENFDVEALARELALSRTQLHRKLKALIGQAPGDFIRLVRLQRAYDLLVSGAVTVAEVAYQVGYSNPNNFSTSFARQFGCAPSEVRRRHVGAK
- a CDS encoding ATP-binding protein, encoding MASASATSLLVYLRWVATGMQAHWRAELGFTIGSLLGGMLLLTFVYSVCRITLSRRWLTGVGLAQACLLAAWLMRPDWTLTSVALGLSLVLWLDMFRVIAQAMRQHQPGIWLVALGTFGALLVPFIANGVWRSGPFDVAQQLMLQSCLLLLPICMSVYLAREFAATRRDLEAQLRQVAQLSAQTLAQQAEKHQLISAQNDRLEATVQERTEEISQQNHILAAQRDEITAQADRLRALDQEKTRFFTNITHEFRTPLTLMLGPAAQIAADTQEPTTRQQATLVEGNARRLLHLVNQLLDLSRLEAGQQALHATPGDLVGFVRGLVGSFESLAQQRGIAYSFTAEPAELWGRFDADKLEKVVVNLLSNAFKFTPSVGEVMVRLHAAPPVPGTPTWVELTVRDTGRGIAAAHLPHVFDRFYQADASSTREYEGTGIGLALTKELVELHGGTIALTSEPGCGTTAVVRLLLPHAEETVAAVSNEPAGAYAATAISELTTQQASLPTEAALEAPLILLIEDNADMRAYVSTVLEQDYQLLTAKDGEEGVVLACEHLPDLVLTDAMMPRLDGYGVCRELKHDERTSHIPIVLLTAKADLPSKLHGLDTGVDAYLTKPFQRAELLA